Proteins encoded together in one Mercenaria mercenaria strain notata chromosome 18, MADL_Memer_1, whole genome shotgun sequence window:
- the LOC123538659 gene encoding uncharacterized protein LOC123538659 produces MALNSKYYMCFCALILLCTANYFIFIINRGECYCDRTILKTINTLDVMKRSMPTSKLQEPEQKKNETEKCETCFGKVPDCIVQYGLHRTATTLQFQILCLIMAILHEDEINSVGCYHEKKKSTKYNVIKTHNVSRLLTKIPSDTWIFMTSSEALSSKEKREMSMNRQKVRNKNFTVPYIADIDLVSKRGHNIVYEYQTFFGLSNETIQHIVEYFRYWDILRICCGLQMSSDWRNQLSPRANYKKRHGLHSPSYPACEMYNISQVEQLLINTYAFRKFAHIDSLRNGIGKLSGLDGTLDGNYCRRCNANISKFHLEINQNCA; encoded by the exons ATGGCTTTAAATTCTAAATACTATATGTGTTTCTGCGCTTTAATACTTTTATGTACtgctaattattttatttttattattaacagAGGGGAATGTTACTGTGATCGAActattttaaaaactataaatacattggACGTAATGAAAAGATCCATGCCAACATCTAAATTACAGGAACCGGAACAGAAGAAAAACGAAACAGAGAAATGTGAG acgTGTTTTGGAAAAGTTCCCGATTGCATTGTACAGTATGGTCTGCATCGCACTGCAACAACCTTACAGTTTCAAATATTGTGTTTGATTATGGCAATTTTGCACGAAGATGAAATTAACTCTGTTGGATGCtatcatgaaaagaaaaaatccaCGAAATATAACGTTATAAAAACGCATAATGTAAGCCGTCTTCTGACGAAAATTCCGTCTGATACTTGGATTTTCATGACATCAAGCGAAGCCTTGAGCTCTAAGGAAAAACGCGAAATGAGTATGAATAGACAGAAAGTTCGTAATAAAAACTTTACGGTTCCATATATTGCTGATATCGATTTGGTATCCAAACGTGGTCACAACATTGTTTATGAATACCAGACCTTTTTTGGTTTATCGAATGAAACAATACAGCATATTGTTGAATATTTCCGCTACTGGGATATACTGCGAATATGCTGTGGATTACAGATGTCCTCAGATTGGCGAAACCAACTGTCACCAAGAGCAAACTACAAAAAACGTCATGGTCTGCATAGTCCATCATATCCTGCATGTGAAATGTACAATATATCTCAAGTTGAACAACTTCTCATAAACACTTACGCTTTTCGGAAATTTGCACATATTGACTCACTTCGTAACGGCATCGGAAAGTTGTCAGGTTTAGACGGTACGTTGGATGGAAACTATTGTAGACGTTGTAacgcaaatatttcaaaatttcatctagaaataaatcaaaattgcgCATGA